In Primulina eburnea isolate SZY01 chromosome 3, ASM2296580v1, whole genome shotgun sequence, one DNA window encodes the following:
- the LOC140826097 gene encoding growth-regulating factor 3: MDLDLKQQDENDLETNPSAKLPKLLLQHHHADCNPSALTLFVPEPISSNLSAYSPTKFNRMGSYFSLTQWQELELQALIFRHMIAGAAVPQELLHLVKKSLIASPPSSYYLANSLHQYYPHYQPALLQSGYWGRAAMDPEPGRCRRTDGKKWRCSRDVVAGQKYCERHVHRGRNRSRKPVEVPTSTTTTAATPYGGKSGNNGGGGEVLKTNNSITSQGMVASGGGTPRFTLSGPSPSLDLLHLNQRPSESMIENKCSFENQNDGGPTLRHFFDGWSRSLDETTNAANSVASATNLSISMPGNPSSDFSLKLGTSSDESGGHVASLDRDRLQLSWGGTWEANPVAPMGGPLAEALRSATSNSFPTSVLHRLPPRGPAPKASYVST, from the exons ATGGACTTGGATCTGAAGCAACAAGATGAAAATGACCTGGAAACAAACCCTTCTGCAAAGCTACCGAAACTTCTCCTTCAACACCACCACGCTGATTGCAATCCCTCTGCACTCACTTTGTTTGTACCTGAACCCATCAGCAGCAACCTGTCAGCATACTCACCCACCAAATTTAACA GAATGGGGAGCTATTTCAGCTTGACACAATGGCAGGAACTTGAACTACAGGCTTTGATTTTCAGACATATGATTGCTGGCGCTGCTGTTCCGCAAGAACTACTCCATCTTGTTAAGAAAAGCCTCATCGCTTCTCCTCCTTCTTCATATTACCTCGCCAACTCGCTGCATCAGTACTATCCACATTACCAGCCAGCTC TGCTGCAATCAGGGTATTGGGGGAGAGCGGCGATGGATCCAGAGCCAGGAAGATGCCGGAGGACTGACGGGAAGAAATGGCGGTGCTCAAGGGATGTGGTGGCGGGGCAGAAATACTGCGAGCGCCATGTCCATCGTGGCCGAAACCGTTCAAGAAAGCCTGTGGAAGTCCCCACATCCACCACCACCACAGCCGCCACCCCCTACGGCGGAAAATCTGGTAACAATGGCGGTGGTGGTGAAGTCCTGAAAACTAACAATAGCATTACTTCTCAAGGAATGGTTGCTAGCGGAGGCGGCACCCCTCGCTTTACTCTCTCAGGGCCTTCTCCTTCCTTGGATCTTCTCCACCTTAACCAAAG GCCTTCGGAGTCGATGATCGAGAACAAGTGTTCGTTTGAAAACCAAAACGATGGCGGACCAACACTACGGCATTTCTTCGATGGCTGGTCTAGGTCACTTGATGAGACGACCAACGCTGCTAATTCGGTGGCTTCGGCCACCAACTTGTCCATTTCGATGCCCGGAAACCCGTCTTCTGATTTCTCGCTAAAGCTTGGAACGAGCAGTGATGAATCAGGTGGTCATGTTGCAAGTCTTGACAGGGATAGGCTTCAACTGAGCTGGGGTGGAACGTGGGAGGCGAATCCAGTGGCGCCTATGGGTGGACCATTAGCAGAAGCATTGAGATCTGCTACGTCCAATTCATTTCCAACTAGTGTGCTACATCGATTACCACCACGGGGCCCAGCTCCCAAGGCCAGCTATGTTAGCACCTGA
- the LOC140826096 gene encoding 1,4-alpha-glucan-branching enzyme 2-2, chloroplastic/amyloplastic-like isoform X2 translates to MVYTLYGVRWPTVPLVGRLGCRGSRFLSHRRNAHFSFCLRNQSHSWKILAGKSLESGSQSSIATSSEKVLVPGTEIDDSSSREELKISDDVGSLAVENEIKTEEEILIRLSSSSEATGGEDSASVQLPDGYGETEEEGTSDASFKTIRNEFAIIRESVVPPPGIGQRIYEIDPFLNNHRGHLDYRYDQYKRLREAIDKYEGGLEKFSRGYEKFGFTRSENGITYREWAPGAKWATLIGDFNNWNPNADTMTRNEFGVWEVFLPNNADGSPATPHGSKIKIRMETPSGIKDSIPAWIKFSVQDPGKIPYNGIYYDPPEEEKYVFKHPRPNKPKSLRIYESHVGMSSPEPIINTYAGFRDDVLPRIKKLGYNAVQIMAIQEHSYYASFGYHVTNFFAPSSRFGTPEELKSLIDKAHELGLLVLMDIVHSHASNNTLDGLNMFDGTDACYFHSGARGYHWIWDSRLFNYGHWEVLRFLLSNARWWLDEYKFDGFRFDGVTSMMYTHHGLEVAFTGNYNEYFGVATDVDAVAYLMLVNDLIHGLFPNAITIGEDVSGMPTFCIPVHDGGVGFDYRLHMAVADKWVEILKDEHWKMGDIVHSLTNRRWLEKCVVYAESHDQALVGDKTIAFWLMDKDMYDCMALDTPSTPIIDRGIALHKMIRLVTMGLGGEGYLNFMGNEFGHSEWIDFPRSDQLLPDGRFIPGNGNSYDKCRRRFDLADADYLRYNGLQEFDRAMQHLEEKHGFMTSEHQYISRKHEGDKVIVFERGEMIFVFNFHWTNSYSDYRVGCLNPGKYKVVLDSDDPLFGGFGRISRTAEYFTSEWGHDDRPRSFLIYAPSRTAVVYALERNEVEAVDI, encoded by the exons ATGGTGTATACGTTGTACGGCGTGAGGTGGCCTACTGTGCCGTTGGTGGGCAGGCTGGGATGCCGTGGATCGAGGTTTCTTTCTCATAGGAGGAACGCCCACTTCTCATTTTGCCTCAGAAATCAATCTCATTCCT GGAAAATTTTGGCTGGAAAGTCATTGGAGTCTGGATCCCAGTCGTCTATAGCGACTTCATCAGAGAAGGTCCTTGTTCCAGGCACTGAGATTGATGACTCGTCGTCGAGAGAGGAGTTAAAG ATATCAGATGATGTGGGAAGTTTAGCGGTGGAAAATGAAATCAAAACTGAAGAAGAAATTTTGATTAGGCTAAGTAGTTCTAGCGAAGCCACTGGAGGGGAAGACTCTGCTTCTGTACAGCTGCCAGATGGATACGGTGAAACGGAAGAAGAAGGAACATCAGATGCATCATTTAAAACAATAAGAAACGAATTTGCTATCATCAGAGAGAGTGTTGTCCCTCCACCTGGAATTGGTCAGAGAATATATGAGATAGATCCATTTTTAAATAATCATCGTGGCCATCTTGATTATCG GTATGATCAATATAAAAGATTGCGTGAAGCAATTGACAAGTACGAGGGTGGCTTGGAAAAGTTTTCTCGCGGTTATGAGAAATTTGGATTTACGCGTAG TGAGAACGGCATCACTTACAGGGAGTGGGCTCCTGGGGCCAAG TGGGCAACACTTATTGGAGATTTCAACAATTGGAACCCAAATGCTGATACTATGACTCGG AATGAATTTGGTGTTTGGGAGGTCTTTTTGCCAAACAACGCAGATGGTTCTCCAGCTACTCCCCATGGTTCCAAAATAAAG ATTCGTATGGAGACTCCATCTGGCATCAAGGATTCTATTCCTGCCTGGATCAAATTCTCTGTTCAGGATCCAGGGAAAATTCCATATAACGGAATATACTATGATCCACCAGAAGAG GAGAAGTATGTTTTCAAGCATCCTCGACCAAATAAACCAAAATCACTCAGAATATACGAGTCTCATGTTGGAATGAGTAGTCCG GAGCCCATTATCAATACATATGCCGGCTTCAGAGATGATGTGTTACCCCGCATTAAGAAACTTGGTTATAATGCAGTTCAGATAATGGCAATTCAAGAGCATTCATATTATGCCAGTTTTGG CTACCACGTAACAAATTTCTTTGCACCAAGTAGCCGTTTTGGGACCCCAGAGGAACTCAAGTCCCTGATAGATAAAGCTCATGAGTTGGGATTGCTTGTCCTCATGGATATTGTGCACAG TCATGCATCCAACAACACTTTGGATGGGTTGAACATGTTTGACGGCACTGATGCTTGTTACTTTCACTCTGGAGCACGAGGTTATCACTGGATCTGGGATTCTCGACTTTTTAATTATGGACACTGGGAA GTTTTAAGGTTTCTTCTATCTAATGCAAGATGGTGGTTGGATGAGTACAAGTTTGATGGTTTCAGATTTGATGGTGTGACATCAATGATGTATACACACCATGGTTTGGAG GTGGCATTTACTGGCAATTATAATGAGTACTTCGGAGTTGCTACAGATGTTGATGCGGTGGCTTATTTGATGCTCGTTAACGATCTCATTCATGGACTTTTTCCTAATGCCATAACCATTGGTGAAGAC GTCAGTGGCATGCCAACTTTCTGTATTCCCGTACACGATGGTGGTGTTGGTTTTGACTATCGTCTTCATATGGCAGTTGCTGATAAATGGGTTGAGATTCTCAA GGACGAGCATTGGAAAATGGGGGATATAGTGCACTCTCTTACAAACCGAAGGTGGTTGGAAAAGTGTGTTGTCTATGCAGAAAGTCATGACCAAGCACTGGTTGGCGATAAAACTATTGCTTTCTGGTTGATGGATAAG GATATGTATGACTGCATGGCTTTGGATACTCCATCTACTCCAATTATTGATCGTGGAATAGCATTGCATAAGATGATTAGGCTTGTTACGATGGGATTGGGAGGAGAAGGATACCTGAATTTTATGGGAAACGAATTTGGACATTCAG AGTGGATAGATTTTCCTAGAAGCGATCAACTTCTCCCAGATGGTCGATTCATTCCTGGAAACGGCAACAGTTATGACAAGTGCCGGCGCAGATTTGATCTG GCGGATGCAGATTATTTGAGATATAATGGGTTGCAGGAGTTTGACCGTGCTATGCAGCATCTTGAAGAAAAACACGGT TTCATGACTTCGGAACATCAATACATATCAAGGAAACATGAAGGAGATAAGGTGATTGTATTCGAAAGGGGGGAGATGATCTTCGTCTTCAATTTTCATTGGACTAATAGTTATTCAGATTATCGGGTAGGATGCTTAAATCCAGGAAAATATAAG GTAGTTCTGGACTCTGACGATCCACTATTTGGAGGCTTTGGTAGGATCAGTCGTACGGCCGAGTATTTTACCTCT GAATGGGGGCATGATGACCGACCTCGTTCGTTCTTGATCTACGCACCATCTAGAACAGCAGTGGTTTACGCCTTAGAAAGAAATGAAGTGGAAGCTGTTGATATAtga
- the LOC140826096 gene encoding 1,4-alpha-glucan-branching enzyme 2-2, chloroplastic/amyloplastic-like isoform X1, with protein sequence MVYTLYGVRWPTVPLVGRLGCRGSRFLSHRRNAHFSFCLRNQSHSWKILAGKSLESGSQSSIATSSEKVLVPGTEIDDSSSREELKVPEILSDDSQISDDVGSLAVENEIKTEEEILIRLSSSSEATGGEDSASVQLPDGYGETEEEGTSDASFKTIRNEFAIIRESVVPPPGIGQRIYEIDPFLNNHRGHLDYRYDQYKRLREAIDKYEGGLEKFSRGYEKFGFTRSENGITYREWAPGAKWATLIGDFNNWNPNADTMTRNEFGVWEVFLPNNADGSPATPHGSKIKIRMETPSGIKDSIPAWIKFSVQDPGKIPYNGIYYDPPEEEKYVFKHPRPNKPKSLRIYESHVGMSSPEPIINTYAGFRDDVLPRIKKLGYNAVQIMAIQEHSYYASFGYHVTNFFAPSSRFGTPEELKSLIDKAHELGLLVLMDIVHSHASNNTLDGLNMFDGTDACYFHSGARGYHWIWDSRLFNYGHWEVLRFLLSNARWWLDEYKFDGFRFDGVTSMMYTHHGLEVAFTGNYNEYFGVATDVDAVAYLMLVNDLIHGLFPNAITIGEDVSGMPTFCIPVHDGGVGFDYRLHMAVADKWVEILKDEHWKMGDIVHSLTNRRWLEKCVVYAESHDQALVGDKTIAFWLMDKDMYDCMALDTPSTPIIDRGIALHKMIRLVTMGLGGEGYLNFMGNEFGHSEWIDFPRSDQLLPDGRFIPGNGNSYDKCRRRFDLADADYLRYNGLQEFDRAMQHLEEKHGFMTSEHQYISRKHEGDKVIVFERGEMIFVFNFHWTNSYSDYRVGCLNPGKYKVVLDSDDPLFGGFGRISRTAEYFTSEWGHDDRPRSFLIYAPSRTAVVYALERNEVEAVDI encoded by the exons ATGGTGTATACGTTGTACGGCGTGAGGTGGCCTACTGTGCCGTTGGTGGGCAGGCTGGGATGCCGTGGATCGAGGTTTCTTTCTCATAGGAGGAACGCCCACTTCTCATTTTGCCTCAGAAATCAATCTCATTCCT GGAAAATTTTGGCTGGAAAGTCATTGGAGTCTGGATCCCAGTCGTCTATAGCGACTTCATCAGAGAAGGTCCTTGTTCCAGGCACTGAGATTGATGACTCGTCGTCGAGAGAGGAGTTAAAGGTTCCTGAGATACTTTCAGATGATTCCCAG ATATCAGATGATGTGGGAAGTTTAGCGGTGGAAAATGAAATCAAAACTGAAGAAGAAATTTTGATTAGGCTAAGTAGTTCTAGCGAAGCCACTGGAGGGGAAGACTCTGCTTCTGTACAGCTGCCAGATGGATACGGTGAAACGGAAGAAGAAGGAACATCAGATGCATCATTTAAAACAATAAGAAACGAATTTGCTATCATCAGAGAGAGTGTTGTCCCTCCACCTGGAATTGGTCAGAGAATATATGAGATAGATCCATTTTTAAATAATCATCGTGGCCATCTTGATTATCG GTATGATCAATATAAAAGATTGCGTGAAGCAATTGACAAGTACGAGGGTGGCTTGGAAAAGTTTTCTCGCGGTTATGAGAAATTTGGATTTACGCGTAG TGAGAACGGCATCACTTACAGGGAGTGGGCTCCTGGGGCCAAG TGGGCAACACTTATTGGAGATTTCAACAATTGGAACCCAAATGCTGATACTATGACTCGG AATGAATTTGGTGTTTGGGAGGTCTTTTTGCCAAACAACGCAGATGGTTCTCCAGCTACTCCCCATGGTTCCAAAATAAAG ATTCGTATGGAGACTCCATCTGGCATCAAGGATTCTATTCCTGCCTGGATCAAATTCTCTGTTCAGGATCCAGGGAAAATTCCATATAACGGAATATACTATGATCCACCAGAAGAG GAGAAGTATGTTTTCAAGCATCCTCGACCAAATAAACCAAAATCACTCAGAATATACGAGTCTCATGTTGGAATGAGTAGTCCG GAGCCCATTATCAATACATATGCCGGCTTCAGAGATGATGTGTTACCCCGCATTAAGAAACTTGGTTATAATGCAGTTCAGATAATGGCAATTCAAGAGCATTCATATTATGCCAGTTTTGG CTACCACGTAACAAATTTCTTTGCACCAAGTAGCCGTTTTGGGACCCCAGAGGAACTCAAGTCCCTGATAGATAAAGCTCATGAGTTGGGATTGCTTGTCCTCATGGATATTGTGCACAG TCATGCATCCAACAACACTTTGGATGGGTTGAACATGTTTGACGGCACTGATGCTTGTTACTTTCACTCTGGAGCACGAGGTTATCACTGGATCTGGGATTCTCGACTTTTTAATTATGGACACTGGGAA GTTTTAAGGTTTCTTCTATCTAATGCAAGATGGTGGTTGGATGAGTACAAGTTTGATGGTTTCAGATTTGATGGTGTGACATCAATGATGTATACACACCATGGTTTGGAG GTGGCATTTACTGGCAATTATAATGAGTACTTCGGAGTTGCTACAGATGTTGATGCGGTGGCTTATTTGATGCTCGTTAACGATCTCATTCATGGACTTTTTCCTAATGCCATAACCATTGGTGAAGAC GTCAGTGGCATGCCAACTTTCTGTATTCCCGTACACGATGGTGGTGTTGGTTTTGACTATCGTCTTCATATGGCAGTTGCTGATAAATGGGTTGAGATTCTCAA GGACGAGCATTGGAAAATGGGGGATATAGTGCACTCTCTTACAAACCGAAGGTGGTTGGAAAAGTGTGTTGTCTATGCAGAAAGTCATGACCAAGCACTGGTTGGCGATAAAACTATTGCTTTCTGGTTGATGGATAAG GATATGTATGACTGCATGGCTTTGGATACTCCATCTACTCCAATTATTGATCGTGGAATAGCATTGCATAAGATGATTAGGCTTGTTACGATGGGATTGGGAGGAGAAGGATACCTGAATTTTATGGGAAACGAATTTGGACATTCAG AGTGGATAGATTTTCCTAGAAGCGATCAACTTCTCCCAGATGGTCGATTCATTCCTGGAAACGGCAACAGTTATGACAAGTGCCGGCGCAGATTTGATCTG GCGGATGCAGATTATTTGAGATATAATGGGTTGCAGGAGTTTGACCGTGCTATGCAGCATCTTGAAGAAAAACACGGT TTCATGACTTCGGAACATCAATACATATCAAGGAAACATGAAGGAGATAAGGTGATTGTATTCGAAAGGGGGGAGATGATCTTCGTCTTCAATTTTCATTGGACTAATAGTTATTCAGATTATCGGGTAGGATGCTTAAATCCAGGAAAATATAAG GTAGTTCTGGACTCTGACGATCCACTATTTGGAGGCTTTGGTAGGATCAGTCGTACGGCCGAGTATTTTACCTCT GAATGGGGGCATGATGACCGACCTCGTTCGTTCTTGATCTACGCACCATCTAGAACAGCAGTGGTTTACGCCTTAGAAAGAAATGAAGTGGAAGCTGTTGATATAtga